A DNA window from Ostrea edulis chromosome 5, xbOstEdul1.1, whole genome shotgun sequence contains the following coding sequences:
- the LOC125651975 gene encoding perlucin-like protein, whose protein sequence is MFVKIVSMVLLLLVSERIQAGKAKKCGYPFRMLGDNCYYFSTDKATWDEAYVNCVHKGGYLANLETLHEYLIIRYQLAGIKNGQNYAIGGRDFNREKKGSDWRWVGYDRVSRMSYFAFGPSEPNGTKGSPELCLWLYAGYKYQFIDVACTSVARYICEK, encoded by the exons atgtttgtgaaaattgTTAGCATGGTTTTGCTTCTGCTTGTCAGTGAACGAATCCAAG CCGGCAAGGCGAAAAAGTGTGGGTACCCCTTCAGGATGCTGGGCGACAACTGTTACTATTTCAGTACAGACAAGGCCACCTGGGACGAGGCTTAT GTAAACTGTGTTCACAAAGGTGGTTATTTGGCGAACTTGGAAACTCTTCATGAATACCTAATTATTAGGTATCAACTCGCCGGGATAAAAAATG gtcaaaattatGCTATTGGAGGACGAGATTTCAATCGCGAAAAAAAGGGTAGCGACTGGAGGTGGGTCGGATACGATCGGGTTTCTAGGATGTCCTACTTTGCGTTTGGGCCAAGTGAACCAAATGGTACCAAAGGATCTCCAGAGCTTTGTCTTTGGTTATACGCTGGctataaatatcaatttatagACGTCGCATGTACCTCTGTCGCGCGTTACATTTGTGAGAAATAA